One Agelaius phoeniceus isolate bAgePho1 chromosome 6, bAgePho1.hap1, whole genome shotgun sequence DNA window includes the following coding sequences:
- the C6H14orf132 gene encoding uncharacterized protein C14orf132 homolog isoform X1, whose translation MDLSFMAAQLPVMGGAFMDSPNEDFSTEYSLFNSSANVHAASSMQNPPEETSRSSNDAILLWIAIIATIGNIVVVGVVYAFTF comes from the coding sequence CTTCCTGTTATGGGAGGAGCCTTTATGGACTCACCCAATGAGGACTTTAGTACAGAGTACTCCCTGTTTAACTCATCAGCCAACGTCCATGCAGCTTCTTCCATGCAGAATCCGCCAGAGGAGACATCCCGTTCTTCAAATGATGCCATATTGTTATGGATTGCAATAATAGCAACAATTGGAAACATTGTGGTTGTGGGAGTGGTGTATGCCTTCACCTTCTAG